The Synchiropus splendidus isolate RoL2022-P1 chromosome 1, RoL_Sspl_1.0, whole genome shotgun sequence genome includes a window with the following:
- the sdad1 gene encoding protein SDA1 homolog, whose protein sequence is MSGRQSNKLPNNLPQLQNLIKRDPQSYLEEFLQQYRHFESNVQIFRLQPDKPNKELAELVMFLAQVGHCYTQHLSKFPQELAQLLLTHHTVVEADLRMTFCKALILLRNKDLIDPSSLLELFFELLRCHDKLLRKTLYTHIVTDIKNINAKHKNNKVNTMLQNFMYTMLRDRNPIAAKISLDVMVELYKRNIWNDAKTVNVITTVCFSKVTKILVAALKFFLGTDEDEKKDSDSDSEAKGPSARDLMVRYSTGKKSTKNKKKLEKAMKVLKKHKKKGKAEVFNFSAIHLIHDPQDFSEKLLKQLETSHERFEVKIMMMELISRLVGIHELFLFNYYPFIQRFLQPHQRDVTKILLCAAQASHQLVPPEIIEPVIMTIANNFVTDRNSGEVMTVGINAIKEVAARCPLAINEDLLQDLSQYKTHKNKNVMMSARALIMLFRNLNPKMLHRKDRGRPTEASAEARIKGYGELEAKDYIPGAEVLEEEKKEGEETDEDGWESASVSGDDEDGEWVDVHHSSDEDTGEVEEKLQNIPPEERRAKAAAISASRLLTQEDFKKIRLVQLAKEVNAAPHKGQKRKMVDCDDEAERGELLTLRDIEKLHKKPKADKETRLATAMAGKTDRKEFVNKRIKLNPHASTSNKEKRKTKNFMMMRYSQNVRTKGKRSFRERQIALKEALLKKRKQHK, encoded by the exons ATGTCCGGAAGACAGAGCAACAAGCTGCCGAACAACTTGCCACAATTGCAGAATCTTATCAAAAGAGATCCACAGTCGTACTTGGAGGAG TTTCTGCAACAGTACAGACATTTCGAGTCCAATGTACAGATTTTTAGACTGCAGCCTGACAAGCCAAACAAGGAACTGGCAGAACTGGTGATGTTCCTCGCTCAG GTTGGCCACTGCTATACACAGCATCTGTCAAAATTTCCTCAAGAACTAGCACAGCTGCTTCTGACCCACCACACAGTCGTAGAAGCTGACCTTAGGATG ACCTTCTGTAAAGCTCTCATACTCCTGAGGAACAAGGACCTGATTGACCCTTCCAGCCTCCTGGAGCTCTTTTTTGAGCTCCTCAGATGTCAtgacaaactgttgagaaag ACATTATACACACACATTGTAACAGACATAAAGAACATCAACGCTAAGCATAAgaacaacaaagttaacaca ATGTTGCAGAACTTCATGTATACCATGCTCAGAGATCGTAACCCAATTGCAGCAAAGATCTCTCTGGACGTAATGGTGGAGCTTTACAAAAGGAACATTTG GAATGATGCAAAAACTGTTAATGTCATCACAAcagtgtgtttttccaaggtcacAAAG ATTCTTGTTGCAGCTCTGAAATTCTTCTTGGgcacagatgaagatgagaagaaGGATAGTGATTCAGACTCAGAGGCAA AGGGACCCTCAGCACGAGACCTCATGGTGAGATACTCCACTGGCAAGAAGTCCactaaaaacaagaagaagttAGAGAAAGCCATGAAAGTTTTAAAG AAACACAAGAAGAAGGGTAAAGCAGAAGTGTTTAATTTCTCTGCAATCCACCTCATTCATGATCCACAAG ATTTCTCTGAAAAACTCTTGAAACAGTTGGAAACCTCTCATGAGCGTTTTGAGGTGAAGATCATGATGATGGAGCTCATATCCAGGCTGGTAGGAATCCATGAG CTCTTCTTGTTCAATTATTACCCCTTCATCCAGAGGTTCCTTCAACCACACCAGAGAG ATGTGACCAAGATTCTCCTCTGTGCTGCTCAGGCCTCCCACCAACTGGTCCCCCCTGAG ATCATTGAACCGGTGATTATGACCATTGCCAACAACTTTGTGACAGACCGAAATTCAGGCGAAGTTATGACAGTGGG AATCAACGCCATCAAGGAAGTGGCCGCTCGCTGTCCACTGGCCATTAATGAAGACCTTCTGCAGGACTTGTCACAGTACAAGACCCACAAGAACAAGA aTGTGATGATGTCTGCGAGAGCTCTGATAATGCTGTTCAGGAATCTGAATCCTAAGATGCTGCACAGGAAAGACAGA GGAAGGCCCACAGAGGCATCAGCAGAGGCTCGAATCAAAGGTTACGGTGAGCTTGAAGCGAAAGATTACATCCCCGGTGCTGAggttctggaggaggagaagaaagaaggagaagagacaGATGAAG ACGGCTGGGAGAGTGCCAGTGTGAGTGGAGACGATGAAGATGGCGAGTGGGTCGATGTTCATCACTCGTCAGATGAAGACACCGGAGAAGTG GaagagaagcttcaaaacatcccTCCGGAGGAGCGACGTGCCAAAGCAGCCGCCATCAGCGCCAGTCGCCTCCTCACACAGGAGGACTTCAAGAAGATCCGCCTGGTCCAGCTGGCAAAAGAGGTCAACGCTGCGCCACACAAAGGCCAGAAGAGAAAAATGGTGGATTGTGATGATGAAGCTGAAAg AGGGGAGCTGCTGACATTGAGGGACATTGAGAAACTACACAAGAAACCAAAAGCAGACAAGGAAACACGACTAGCAACAGCTATG GCTGGTAAAACCGATCGGAAGGAGTTTGTCAACAAACGGATCAAGCTCAATCCACATGCCAGCACCAGCaacaaggagaagaggaagactaaGAACTTCATGATGATGAGATACAGTCAGAATGTCAGGACAAAAGGCAAACGCTccttcagagagagacag atTGCCCTAAAAGAGGCACTTCTGAAGAAGCGCAAGCAGCATAAGTAA
- the klhl8 gene encoding kelch-like protein 8 isoform X1 gives MAPGDVVPDHAKQSKSKEKRPGTRTLKADCEPDGSFIFEANEAWREFHNSLRHFYEVGELCDVTLKVGSRLIPCHKLVLACVIPYFRAMFLSDMSEAKQELIEIKDFDGDAIQDLVHFAYSSRLTLTVDNVQPLLYAACILQVELVARACCEYMKAHFHPTNCLAVRTFAESHNRVDLMDMADRYACEHFTEVVECEDFTCVSPQHLRTLISSNDLNIHSETQVYNAAVKWLKANPQHHESWLDQIMSQVRLPLLPVDFLTGTVAKEEMIKGSLSCRDLMDEARNYHLHNSNKVVPDFEYSARTVPRKHTAGVLFCVGGRGGSGDPFRSIECFSITKNSWFFGPEMNSRRRHVGVISVGGKVYAVGGHDGNEHLGDMEVFDPLTNKWMMKASMNTKRRGIALAALGGPIYAIGGLDDNSCFNDVERYDIESDCWKTVAPMNTPRGGVGSVALGSHVYAVGGNDGVASLSSVERYNPHLNKWTEVSEMGQRRAGNGVSKLNGCLYVVGGFDDNSPLSSVERFDPRMHRWEYVSELTTPRGGVGVASVMGRVFAVGGHNGNIYLNTVEAFEPRMNRWELVGSVSHCRAGAGVAVCSSHISEIRDVGQGSSNVVNCM, from the exons ATGGCACCAGGGGACGTGGTGCCTGACCATGCCAAGCAGTCCAAGTCCAAGGAGAAGCGACCAGGAACCAGGACCCTGAAAGCAGACTGTGAGCCTGATGGATCGTTTATCTTTGAGGCAAATGAAGCCTGGCGGGAATTCCATAATTCTCTCAGACACTTCTATGAAGTTGGAGAGCTTTGTGACGTCACACTGAAG GTGGGAAGCAGACTGATACCATGTCACAAACTTGTTCTGGCCTGTGTCATACCGTACTTCAG GGCCATGTTCCTGTCAGATATGTCGGAGGCAAAACAGGAGCTAATAGAGATTAAAGACTTTGACGGTGATGCCATCCAGGACCTGGTTCACTTTGCATACTCATCCAGACTCACGCTGACTGTGGACAATGTTCAGCCACTGCTTTATGCTGCCTGCATCCTCCAG GTGGAGTTGGTAGCCAGGGCATGCTGCGAGTACATGAAGGCTCACTTTCACCCCACCAACTGTCTGGCTGTGCGAACCTTTGCTGAGAGCCACAACCGTGTGGACCTGATGGACATGGCTGACCGCTACGCTTGCGAGCACTTTACCGAGGTGGTGGAGTGTGAAGACTTCACCTGTGTATCCCCACAACACCTGCGCACATTAATAAGCTCCAACGACCTCAACATACACTCTGAAACACAAGTGTACAACGCAGCGGTGAAATGGCTTAAGGCCAATCCTCAGCACCATGAATCCTGGCTGGACCAGATCATGTCTCAG GTACGTCTCCCTCTGCTCCCGGTTGACTTCCTGACCGGAACAGTGGCTAAGGAGGAAATGATCAAAGGCAGCTTGAGCTGCCGCGATTTGATGGACGAAGCCAGAAACTACCATCTGCACAACAGCAACAAGGTGGTGCCCGACTTTGAGTACTCTGCTCGCACAGTGCCgaggaaacacacagcag GCGTTTTGTTCTGCGTGGGCGGCCGGGGCGGTTCTGGTGACCCGTTTCGCAGCATCGAATGCTTCTCCATTACTAAGAACAGCTGGTTTTTTGGCCCTGAAATGAACAGCAGACGGCGGCACGTCGGTGTCATATCTGTGGGAG GGAAGGTTTATGCAGTGGGTGGACACGATGGCAATGAACACTTGGGCGACATGGAGGTGTTCGATCCTCTCACCAACAAGTGGATGATGAAGGCCTCCATGAACACCAAGAG GAGGGGAATAGCCCTGGCAGCTCTGGGGGGTCCTATTTATGCCATTGGTGGTCTGGATGACAACTCCTGCTTCAACGACGTGGAGCGATACGACATTGAAAGCGACTGCTGGAAAACCGTCGCCCCCATGAACACACCCAGAGGGGGAGTTGGCTCGGTGGCACTGGGA AGTCACGTGTACGCAGTGGGCGGCAACGATGGAGTGGCTTCTCTGTCGAGTGTGGAGAGGTACAATCCCCACCTCAACAAATGGACGGAGGTCAGTGAGATGGGGCAACGGCGGGCTGGCAACGGAGTCAGCAAACTGAACGGATGCCTGTATGTTGTTG GTGGGTTTGACGACAACTCGCCTCTGAGTTCGGTGGAGCGCTTTGACCCGCGGATGCACCGCTGGGAGTACGTGTCCGAGCTGACCACTCCTCGCGGTGGGGTCGGGGTGGCGTCTGTGATGGGGAGGGTGTTTGCCGTGGGCGGACACAATGGAAACATCTATCTGAACACAGTGGAGGCGTTTGagcctcgcatgaacag GTGGGAGCTTGTGGGCTCCGTGTCTCACTGCCGCGCCGGAGCCGGAGTGGCTGTCTGCTCCTCTCACATCAGCGAGATCAGGGATGTTGGCCAGGGGTCCAGCAACGTGGTCAACTGCATGTGA
- the klhl8 gene encoding kelch-like protein 8 isoform X2, with protein MFLSDMSEAKQELIEIKDFDGDAIQDLVHFAYSSRLTLTVDNVQPLLYAACILQVELVARACCEYMKAHFHPTNCLAVRTFAESHNRVDLMDMADRYACEHFTEVVECEDFTCVSPQHLRTLISSNDLNIHSETQVYNAAVKWLKANPQHHESWLDQIMSQVRLPLLPVDFLTGTVAKEEMIKGSLSCRDLMDEARNYHLHNSNKVVPDFEYSARTVPRKHTAGVLFCVGGRGGSGDPFRSIECFSITKNSWFFGPEMNSRRRHVGVISVGGKVYAVGGHDGNEHLGDMEVFDPLTNKWMMKASMNTKRRGIALAALGGPIYAIGGLDDNSCFNDVERYDIESDCWKTVAPMNTPRGGVGSVALGSHVYAVGGNDGVASLSSVERYNPHLNKWTEVSEMGQRRAGNGVSKLNGCLYVVGGFDDNSPLSSVERFDPRMHRWEYVSELTTPRGGVGVASVMGRVFAVGGHNGNIYLNTVEAFEPRMNRWELVGSVSHCRAGAGVAVCSSHISEIRDVGQGSSNVVNCM; from the exons ATGTTCCTGTCAGATATGTCGGAGGCAAAACAGGAGCTAATAGAGATTAAAGACTTTGACGGTGATGCCATCCAGGACCTGGTTCACTTTGCATACTCATCCAGACTCACGCTGACTGTGGACAATGTTCAGCCACTGCTTTATGCTGCCTGCATCCTCCAG GTGGAGTTGGTAGCCAGGGCATGCTGCGAGTACATGAAGGCTCACTTTCACCCCACCAACTGTCTGGCTGTGCGAACCTTTGCTGAGAGCCACAACCGTGTGGACCTGATGGACATGGCTGACCGCTACGCTTGCGAGCACTTTACCGAGGTGGTGGAGTGTGAAGACTTCACCTGTGTATCCCCACAACACCTGCGCACATTAATAAGCTCCAACGACCTCAACATACACTCTGAAACACAAGTGTACAACGCAGCGGTGAAATGGCTTAAGGCCAATCCTCAGCACCATGAATCCTGGCTGGACCAGATCATGTCTCAG GTACGTCTCCCTCTGCTCCCGGTTGACTTCCTGACCGGAACAGTGGCTAAGGAGGAAATGATCAAAGGCAGCTTGAGCTGCCGCGATTTGATGGACGAAGCCAGAAACTACCATCTGCACAACAGCAACAAGGTGGTGCCCGACTTTGAGTACTCTGCTCGCACAGTGCCgaggaaacacacagcag GCGTTTTGTTCTGCGTGGGCGGCCGGGGCGGTTCTGGTGACCCGTTTCGCAGCATCGAATGCTTCTCCATTACTAAGAACAGCTGGTTTTTTGGCCCTGAAATGAACAGCAGACGGCGGCACGTCGGTGTCATATCTGTGGGAG GGAAGGTTTATGCAGTGGGTGGACACGATGGCAATGAACACTTGGGCGACATGGAGGTGTTCGATCCTCTCACCAACAAGTGGATGATGAAGGCCTCCATGAACACCAAGAG GAGGGGAATAGCCCTGGCAGCTCTGGGGGGTCCTATTTATGCCATTGGTGGTCTGGATGACAACTCCTGCTTCAACGACGTGGAGCGATACGACATTGAAAGCGACTGCTGGAAAACCGTCGCCCCCATGAACACACCCAGAGGGGGAGTTGGCTCGGTGGCACTGGGA AGTCACGTGTACGCAGTGGGCGGCAACGATGGAGTGGCTTCTCTGTCGAGTGTGGAGAGGTACAATCCCCACCTCAACAAATGGACGGAGGTCAGTGAGATGGGGCAACGGCGGGCTGGCAACGGAGTCAGCAAACTGAACGGATGCCTGTATGTTGTTG GTGGGTTTGACGACAACTCGCCTCTGAGTTCGGTGGAGCGCTTTGACCCGCGGATGCACCGCTGGGAGTACGTGTCCGAGCTGACCACTCCTCGCGGTGGGGTCGGGGTGGCGTCTGTGATGGGGAGGGTGTTTGCCGTGGGCGGACACAATGGAAACATCTATCTGAACACAGTGGAGGCGTTTGagcctcgcatgaacag GTGGGAGCTTGTGGGCTCCGTGTCTCACTGCCGCGCCGGAGCCGGAGTGGCTGTCTGCTCCTCTCACATCAGCGAGATCAGGGATGTTGGCCAGGGGTCCAGCAACGTGGTCAACTGCATGTGA